Proteins from a single region of Trichoderma asperellum chromosome 3, complete sequence:
- a CDS encoding uncharacterized protein (EggNog:ENOG41) encodes MPSPTSPTRDITELMGRRSLATIPKDQKSLLEAEGSWAVDMKDGPHGLSTVPGHVLQTLKEAFVRLQDKNDEGVQEDEEGQENQESGDGQDGQEDEEDKDDKEKPKQTEDAKRPPTVNNGDEQNGPSPGSTPPRSSNVPASSERPVASSPERHIAWSASPPRSQIHPRISNPSSPIDEAFESPLPAPLTQPPPPQADDAAAPSPSSGISEPDDLEIEVPQAQESHEAPINRVATLIHTATPQEPTSNLTNTASTTDTPPCAQPRFSSGPHIPIPAPQLSMLSTDPVHHRTRRMKPILFDEDGPNASGTPPIRLAPSTRMPSTRAPPEPSLQSSATSTPYDDDMMESLPPIPPPHRSIKDAAPQTSAPGRQDEINRLPRSNPEASHARQTPIGHLYKIQAAIDVLISKSGDPYSAFTATYPDYATVHSGNLLSFIGACCHLYELQEKRLIREYLYDDFIRAWSGYLKYALDKGPDHLPAIEWFNNLRGPILFNRMCVNKDNLDTVLGAYPEEVARVKAAMNQSKQTEPTAELEMELEQHVEVVDLLDDDSIMDDGAIEVRRDGRTTVSRAQKRPRAASSGDIPPPTRQPPTVPAPSRTAPAPPPPRPPIPRAASPDPESDDFDYLPYPAKPASLPKPQPQRQAEAQSRSRSRSKPQQAQPQPQPQPQPISQPQPQPQSQPRLQPKVHRSLPQRQSPRRHPTTSAVISSPVSTTRRQPPKSSNPRTSPRPAAEYLGNLVSNGRTTPSSSARSGSSKPRKRTAEERARLREHFRKKASVSSMSFIGNGIDN; translated from the coding sequence ATGCCCTCCCCAACGTCACCAACGCGCGATATCACCGAGCTGATGGGCCGGCGGAGTCTTGCCACCATTCCCAAAGATCAGAAGTCGTTGCTCGAGGCGGAAGGCTCGTGGGCTGTTGATATGAAAGACGGGCCGCACGGTCTGTCTACCGTCCCGGGCCACGTTTTGCAGACTCTGAAAGAAGCTTTTGTTCGTCTCCAAGACAAGAACGACGAAGGAGTccaagaggatgaagaaggccaagaaaacCAAGAAAGCGGAGACGGCCAAGACGGccaagaggatgaagaggataaaGATGATAAAGAGAAACCCAAACAAACGGAAGATGCTAAGCGCCCTCCTACCGTCAATAACGGTGACGAACAGAATGGACCCTCCCCTGGCTCAACCCCCCCGAGATCAAGTAACGTGCCCGCATCTTCGGAGAGACCTGTAGCCTCGTCACCAGAGAGACATATAGCATGGTCGGCCTCACCACCTAGGTCGCAAATTCATCCTAGGATATCCAATCCCAGTTCACCTATTGACGAGGCATTCGAATCGCCATTGCCCGCACCGCTCACTCAACCGCCACCGCCTCAAGCAGATGACGCTGCAGCCCCCAGCCCCTCATCGGGCATCAGCGAGCCCGATGATCTTGAGATAGAGGTTCCCCAGGCCCAAGAGAGCCACGAGGCTCCAATCAACCGTGTGGCAACACTGATCCATACAGCAACGCCTCAGGAGCCCACGAGCAATCTGACAAACACGGCATCCACTACAGATACGCCTCCATGTGCGCAGCCTCGTTTTTCATCCGGCCCTCATATTCCGATTCCAGCACCTCAGTTGTCTATGCTCTCAACTGATCCGGTCCATCATCGGACGCGGAGGATGAAGCCGATTCTTTTTGACGAAGATGGTCCAAATGCTTCTGGGACTCCTCCAATACGTTTAGCTCCTTCCACACGCATGCCTTCTACGCGAGCACCTCCTGAGCCGAGCCTCCAGAGCTCAGCTACCTCGACCCCATACGATGATGATATGATGGAGAGCTTGCCACCCATACCCCCGCCACACAGGTCTATCAAAGATGCCGCCCCCCAGACCAGTGCTCCGGGGCGGCAAGACGAGATCAATAGGTTACCCCGCAGTAATCCAGAAGCATCTCATGCTCGCCAAACGCCTATAGGTCATTTATACAAGATACAGGCAGCCATCGACGTGCTTATAAGTAAAAGCGGAGATCCCTATAGTGCTTTCACTGCTACATATCCCGACTACGCGACAGTTCATTCAGGCAACCTATTGAGCTTCATTGGGGCGTGCTGCCACCTCTATGAGCTCCAAGAAAAGAGACTGATAAGAGAATATTTGTACGATGACTTCATCCGAGCATGGTCAGGGTATTTGAAGTACGCACTCGACAAGGGTCCCGATCACCTTCCTGCCATCGAATGGTTCAACAACCTACGGGGCCCCATCCTGTTCAATCGTATGTGTGTAAACAAAGACAACCTAGACACCGTTTTGGGTGCGTATCCCGAGGAAGTCGCAAGGGTCAAAGCCGCAATGAACCAGAGCAAGCAAACGGAGCCAACTGCCGAGCTGGAAATGGAGCTGGAGCAACATGTGGAGGTTGTGGACTTGCTGGACGACGATAGTATAATGGATGACGGCGCCATAGAAGTGAGACGAGACGGACGGACGACTGTATCGCGGGCGCAGAAACGGCCAAGAGCGGCATCTTCCGGGGACATACCTCCTCCGACGAGACAACCACCTACTGTGCCGGCCCCATCACGGACAGCGCCGgccccgcctcctcctcgaccCCCCATTCCGCGAGCTGCGTCCCCGGATCCGGAGAGCGACGACTTTGATTACCTCCCGTATCCTGCTAAACCGGCATCTCTCCCAAAGCCGCAGCCACAGCGGCAAGCAGAGGCGCAGTCAAGATCACGATCACGATCAAAACCACAGCAAGCTCAACCACAGCCTCAACCTCAGCCTCAACCTATCTcacaaccacaaccacaaccTCAATCACAACCACGACTCCAACCAAAGGTGCACAGAAGCCTACCTCAGCGCCAATCACCCCGACGCCACCCAACAACCTCGGCAGTGATCTCATCTCCAGTGTCGACAACTCGGCGACAACCCCCAAAGTCCTCCAACCCCAGAACCTCTCCGCGTCCGGCGGCCGAGTATCTCGGGAACCTCGTCTCAAACGGCCGCACCACTCCCAGTTCGAGCGCCAGGTCGGGCTCTTCGAAGCCACGCAAGAGAACAGCAGAGGAGCGGGCGCGGCTGAGGGAGCATTTCCGGAAGAAGGCTTCCGTTTCGTCGATGAGCTTCATTGGCAATGGTATTGACAACTAA
- a CDS encoding uncharacterized protein (BUSCO:EOG092D3SKZ), protein MATAATEATNMDQQVDLSTIPISPKGAENASEAKDDSKPVTVFHDKDNFNVKHPLQNKWTLWFTKPRAERYAASDLEGDNWNDLLKEVITFDSVEEFWGVYNNVAPVSELALKSDYHLFKAGVRPEWEDPQNKHGGKWSYQYKDKRNVDVDRLWLHVMMGAIGETLEEEDDGEVMGVVVNVRKGFYRIGVWTRTIGKSIPGRGDGDVAGGKGRSSEKGKDILLSIGRRFKETLELPSNEQIEFSGHTDSAHAGSTRAKAKYVV, encoded by the exons ATGGCTACTGCTGCGACGGAGGCAACCAACATGGACCAGCAGGTCGATCTCTCCACCATCCCCATCTCCCCCAAGGGCGCTGAGAACGCCAGCGAGGCCAAGGACGACAGCAAGCCCGTGACGGTCTTCCACGACAAAGATAACTTCAATGTCAAGCACCCCCTCCAGAACAAGTGGACTCTCTGGTTCACCAAGCCCCGAGCGGAAAGGTATGCAGCATCGGACCTGGAA GGCGATAACTGGAACGACCTGCTCAAGGAGGTCATCACCTTTGATTCAGTTGAGGAGTTCTGGGGTGTCTAC AACAACGTTGCTCCCGTTTCAGAACTTGCCCTCAAGTCCGACTACCACCTCTTCAAGGCTGGCGTCCGCCCTGAGTGGGAAGACCCCCAGAACAAGCACGGTGGCAAGTGGTCCTACCAGTACAAGGACAAGCGCAATGTCGATGTCGACCGCCTTTGGCTGCATGTCATGATGGGCGCTATCGGTGAGACGctcgaagaggaggacgacgGTGAGGTCATGGGCGTTGTTGTCAACGTCCGCAAAGGCTTCTACCGTATCGGTGTCTGGACTCGCACCATAGGAAAGAGCATTCCCGGAcgaggcgatggcgatgttgCCGGCGGAAAGGGCCGAAGCTCGGAGAAGGGTAAGGATATTCTCCTATCTATCGGACGCAGATTCAAGGAGACCCTTGAGCTCCCCAGCAACGAGCAGATCGAGTTCTCTGGCCACACAGACAGCGCTCACGCTGGTAGCACCAGAGCCAAGGCCAAATATGTGGTGTAA
- a CDS encoding uncharacterized protein (BUSCO:EOG092D4RL0), with translation MFRRYALGFSNVGRQFSTMGSATPLEDAIRAKLTAALSPLTLEIYNDSHLHAHHKAMAGNISKETHFRLVIISDVFASKMQPARHRMVYALLRDEMALEGGIHALQLKTLTPEEEKRQQKKKAAEAAAKEESAKKQDTAAAEKTESKAEPADA, from the exons ATGTTCCGACGGTACGCTCTCGGCTTCTCAAACGTCGGCCGCCAGTTTTCCACAATGGGTTCCGCAACTCCTCTGGAAGATGCCATCCGCGCCAAG CTGACGGCAGCGCTCAGCCCGCTGACGCTGGAGATCTACAATGATTCGCACCTCCACGCCCACCACAAGGCCATGGCAGGCAACATCTCCAAAGAGACGCATTTCCG GCTAGTCATCATCTCCGATGTGTTTGCGTCCAAGATGCAGCCTGCACGCCATCGAATGGTCTACGCCCTGCtgcgagatgagatggcccTGGAGGGGGGCATCCACGCTCTTCAGCTCAAGACTTTGACCCCTGAGGAAGAGAAAcgccagcagaagaagaaggcagctgAAGCAGCGGCCAAAGAGGAGAGCGCCAAGAAGCAGGATACCGCTGCCGCCGAGAAGACTGAGTCCAAAGCGGAGCCTGCAGATGCGTAA
- a CDS encoding uncharacterized protein (EggNog:ENOG41), which yields MTSLGGARESSKTRTSQSASASTSTPASAAHDAPRGLPDLDFDPASSMEDPASSKLTVPDKNDHLEDSPPSLGGGRFLRDPGDGVRSKSQSPFRLAMPSISPGQVAFSAMQYLPVPVIILNNLKTVVLANEAMGRMLGVISDNLSDDDVSATMEKLRGQTLSQVGIDMIQDGHPVWVTWEAFLDTLVTKVGVRPPAASNHQRRPSHFGGGEITPTAATTLSQTDGLEHKPIERPTQDATVEVIITRKDIAKTTFNSRYRSKESEYHAFAKMIITIWEIEDKQVFFTLTFTNAQSAPSMPASGRRAVARSSTLEAVDRKSITTSSPASVASSRDSSSPLFYSPGVITMSSSPFPPMGPPTVASHTQSSTPSVLQKLIRMKDALIDSTQMPVVAMWKDGSVTFPNKAARQLFPENADLDSSLDGEHLLEKWEVWNEDFTRRLEVSEYPISILLRTEKPFDSKRIGMYGRKGNRIIFDVLGEAIYDDTTHEFLAGVVTGRDVTIMTEEITHIKERDEERFKVICDTMPQLVWTARPDGTHDFFNTRWYTYTGLSPGRCIGLDLKGNIHPAVHPDDMPEARARWTHSLKTGDPYVMEYRCLSKEGEWRWFLGRALAVRDKETGKIEKWFGTCTDIHESMQTKLSAKRTRQQLLSVLAHSHVTIFTVDPERQVTMLEGALIWNSATEDNHERSRWFVGENMYTVFNRLTEQAPDGERPQWLQPIEDILGGRTNEDVKEHGIDGRWYRTRFHPMLGKKTKDNRATQETCIEGVIGVIMDVTELKERGEALREQDKEKRRAMANEAAAKEATRLKSQFLANMSHEIRTPITGVLGMAELLGDMELTDEQREYVDNIQSSATSLLTVINDILDFSKVESGRLDIEEVQFSLSHIVQEVRKMLKFAVERKNLDFLSDVGKDIANERVVIGDPGRLRQIITNLLTNSIKFTNQGYVKFSVVKERETAETIEVRFVIEDSGIGIEESVRKKLFKPFSQGDPSTARKFGGTGLGLTICKNLLDLMNGRIKLESSVGSGTKATFWIPFMKPTGARAPSLAEAGAISDRLQSELSLSCNSSEYEQLTSASQGSDGPVSAPGAKTRRRVSIKTPPPTEQELPRSERSRMHILVVEDNPVNQKIATRTIGKLGFQVSATWNGKEALDYMIGASKGQNKKPDIILMDVQMPIIDGYKCTHLLRHHLPYKNLVQDVPIVAMTASAIQGDREKCTKAGMDDYLPKPVTMKVLEKMLIRWSLTRRRPQSEPPASDCSEMGEHCENADIPHLGIEESDSLPLSASEEFHTNAITPRPLTTNGRHEPSPFDSAIAAEMSPPVRRPEGEQELSNMLHGTKLIDAAGGVPADLSNISPPESGAREALTEENVNKLENESAI from the exons ATGACGTCCCTGGGAGGTGCTCgcgagagcagcaagacTCGAACTTCACAGTCCGCCTCGGCTTCCACTTCCACTCCCGCTTCCGCTGCCCACGATGCCCCGCGAGGCCTGCCGGATCTCGACTTCGACCCGGCCTCGTCAATGGAAGATCCGGCGTCTTCCAAGCTAACCGTGCCGGACAAGAATGACCACCTGGAGGACAGTCCTCCTTCTCTGGGAGGCGGACGCTTCCTCAGAGACCCTGGCGATGGCGTTCGCTCCAAGTCTCAGAGCCCGTTTCGACTTGCTATGCCATCGATATCACCCGGCCAGGTTGCCTTTTCCGCAATGCAGTATCTGCCTGTTCCCGTCATCATCTTAAACAACTTGAAGACGGTTGTGCTGGCTAATGAGGCCATGGGAAGGATGCTTGGAGTCATTTCTGACAACTTGAGCGATGACGATGTGTCGGCAACAatggagaagctgcgagGGCAGACGTTGTCGCAGGTGGGCATTGATATGATACAGGATGGCCACCCCGTATGGGTCACATGGGAGGCCTTCCTCGACACCTTGGTCACCAAAGTTGGCGTACGGCCACCGGCGGCCTCGAATCATCAGCGACGCCCGTCTCACTTTGGAGGCGGCGAAATCACACCGACGGCTGCCACCACCCTATCGCAGACTGATGGGCTAGAACACAAGCCCATCGAGCGGCCGACCCAGGACGCAACGGTAGAGGTCATAATAACCCGAAAAGACATTGCCAAAACCACATTCAACAGTCGTTACAGGTCAAAGGAGTCGGAGTACCATGCCTTTGCCAAGATGATCATCACCATCTGGGAAATCGAGGATAAGCAAGTCTTCTTCACTCTGACATTTACCAATGCTCAATCTGCCCCATCTATGCCTGCTAGCGGCCGGAGGGCTGTTGCTCGATCTAGCACCCTCGAGGCCGTGGATAGAAAGTCGATAACTACGTCAAGCCCAGCATCCGTTGCTTCCAGCCGAGACTCTAGCTCGCCACTCTTCTACAGCCCGGGCGTCATTACCATGTCCTCAAGCCCATTTCCTCCCATGGGACCTCCAACCGTTGCGTCTCATACTCAGTCCAGCACGCCGTCGGTGCTGCAAAAACTTATTAGGATGAAAGACGCCCTGATTGATAGCACACAGATGCCCGTTGTGGCCATGTGGAAAGATGGCAGTGTAACATTTCCAAACAAGGCTGCGAGACAGCTCTTCCCTGAGAATGCTGATCTTGACTCGTCACTCGATGGAGAACACCTGTTAGAAAAATGGGAAGTTTGGAACGAAGATTTTACGAGACGCTTAGAAGTCAGCGAGTATCCGATTTCTATACTGCTAAGGACAGAGAAGCCCTTTGATAGCAAACGTATAGGCATGTACGGACGCAAAGGTAACAGGATCATATTTGACGTGCTGGGAGAGGCAATTTACGACGACACTACGCACGAGTTTCTTGCTGGCGTCGTCACTGGCCGTGATGTAACAATCATGACGGAAGAGATAACCCATATCAAAGAACGCGATGAAGAGCGTTTCAAGGTTATATGCGACACAATGCCGCAGCTAGTGTGGACGGCGCGCCCAGATGGAACGCACGATTTTTTCAATACGAGATGGTATACCTATACCGGCCTGAGTCCCGGGCGCTGCATTGGGCTGGACCTCAAAGGGAACATCCACCCAGCAGTTCACCCTGACGATATGCCTGAAGCTCGGGCTCGGTGGACCCACTCTCTGAAGACAGGAGATCCTTATGTGATGGAGTATCGTTGCCTGAGCAAAGAGGGGGAGTGGCGATGGTTCCTCGGCCGTGCCCTTGCGGTACGCGATAAAGAAACGGGCAAGATTGAGAAGTGGTTTG GGACTTGCACCGACATTCACGAGAGTATGCAGACGAAACTCAGTGCCAAGCGTACACGCCAGCAGCTACTAAGCGTGCTTGCTCATTCGCACGTCACCATCTTCACTGTTGATCCCGAACGCCAAGTTACCATGCTCGAGGGCGCTTTGATTTGGAACAGCGCCACGGAAGATAACCATGAAAGGAGTAGATGGTTTGTCGGGGAGAACATGTATACCGTTTTCAATCGACTCACCGAACAGGCGCCTGACGGGGAACGCCCGCAGTGGCTGCAGCCCATCGAGGATATTCTGGGGGGAAGAACCAACGAGGACGTAAAAGAGCATGGAATTG ATGGCCGCTGGTATCGAACACGCTTCCACCCAATGCTCGGAAAAAAGACCAAAGACAACAGAGCGACGCAGGAGACTTGCATCGAAGGAGTTATAGGAGTCATAATGGATGTTACCGAACTAAAGGAAAGGGGTGAAGCTTTGCGAGagcaagacaaagagaagcgTCGCGCAATGGCCAACGAGGCTGCTGCTAAAGAGGCTACAAGGCTCAAAAGCCAATTTTTGGCCAACATGTCTCACGAAATCAGGACGCCAATCACTGGAGTTCTCGGCATGGCGGAGCTGTTGGGCGATATGGAGCTGACCGACGAGCAGCGTGAATATGTCGACAACATTCAAAGCTCTGCTACATCGTTGCTCACTGTAATCAACGATATTCTAGATTTCTCCAAAGTAGAATCTGGTCGCTTGGACATTGAAGAAGTGCAATTTTCCCTCTCCCATATTGTCCAGGAGGTGAGGAAGATGCTCAAGTTTGCTGTTGAGCGGAAAAATCTAGATTTCTTATCCGACGTTGGGAAGGATATCGCGAATGAACGGGTGGTCATTGGCGATCCCGGCAGGTTGCGGCAGATTATCACAAATCTCCTCACAAACAGTATCAAATTCACGAACCAGGGATATGTGAAGTTTTCAGTGGTCAAGGAGCGCGAAACGGCTGAAACGATTGAGGTTCGCTTTGTCATTGAAGACTCGGGAATTGGCATCGAAGAAAGCGTTCGTAAGAAGCTCTTCAAACCATTTAGCCAAGGGGATCCATCTACGGCGAGGAAATTCGGTGGCACGGGACTTGGATTGACAATTTGCAAGAATTTGTTAGACCTGATGAATGGTCGTATCAAGCTGGAGTCAAGCGTGGGATCGGGCACAAAGGCAACGTTTTGGATTCCATTCATGAAGCCGACAGGGGCCAGAGCCCCCTCCTTGGCGGAAGCCGGAGCTATTTCTGACCGACTACAGTCAGAGCTGAGCCTCTCGTGCAATAGCTCCGAGTATGAGCAGTTGACGAGCGCTTCACAAGGGTCGGATGGCCCGGTGAGTGCCCCTGGTGCTAAGACGCGTCGGCGCGTATCTATAAAGACGCCTCCACCCACTGAGCAAGAACTTCCTCGATCTGAAAGATCACGGATGCATATATTAGTGGTCGAGGATAA CCCAGTAAATCAGAAGATTGCTACTCGAACTATTGGAAAACTCGGTTTCCAAGTATCAGCGACCTGGAATGGCAAAGAGGCGCTGGATTATATGATTGGCGCATCAAAAGGCCAAAATAAAAAGCCAGATATCATACTTATGGACGTGCAGATGCCCATCATCGATGGCTACAAATGTACTCACCTTCTCCGCCACCATTTACCATACAAAAATCTGGTTCAAGATGTGCCCATCGTTGCCATGACGGCATCAGCAATCCAAGGGGATCGTGAAAAGTGCACAAAAGCTGGCATGGACGACTATCTGCCGAAACCAGTGACAATGAAAGTACTGGAGAAAATGCTCATCAGGTGGTCATTAACTCGACGTCGGCCTCAGTCGGAACCGCCTGCTTCTGACTGCTCCGAAATGGGAGAGCACTGCGAGAACGCTGATATTCCGCATCTGGGCATCGAAGAAAGCGATTCATTACCCCTTTCGGCATCGGAAGAATTCCACACCAACGCAATCACGCCGCGGCCGCTAACGACCAACGGACGGCATGAGCCTTCGCCATTTGATTCGGCCATTGCAGCCGAGATGTCGCCGCCGGTGCGCCGACCTGAGGGAGAGCAAGAGCTGTCGAATATGCTTCATGGGACGAAGCTCATTGATGCGGCTGGGGGTGTGCCGGCTGATCTTAGCAATATTTCCCCTCCCGAGTCCGGAGCAAGAGAGGCCTTGACTGAAGAGAATGTTAATAAGCTGGAGAACGAAAGCGCGATTTAA
- a CDS encoding uncharacterized protein (EggNog:ENOG41): MIVASPALRRLASASSSSSRLRAHGPSSLLSRRRCGASNPAASSSSSHSRLSASPFTHFLSSATAATQMRMASTSAALPRLAIFEAVARHDADALAVVHSLSGRTFTYGRLLGDVRRARGRLLEARGRSNGDDLDGERVALLVENSYDYVVALLSILAARAIAVPLSPAFPIPELEYVLNHSEASLLVSSPKFASKAQQVLAAELTSKPAHVELPKHTESADATREEVPLEDSAEPGQAGLMLYTSGTTNKPKGVLLPQSVLTAQALSLHEAWEYSPSDHLLHLLPLHHIHGVVNAILTPLFAGSSIEFMFPFNADAVWNRLATPFLPASETIDGTTTNGTTTNGTTNGDDTLSKAPKPKVTFFTAVPTIYSRLLNTHKSLPPPVQDASREAISPSNLRLNISGSAALPTPIKTAWATLSNGNVLLERYGMTEVGMALSCGLSFADRVDASVGWPLPSVQARLVDVDSSEVILPGQEVGPDGRERSGEIQLRGPTIFKEYWRNPAATEKEFTSPDPDGQGAWFKTGDVAVRRPVPTAGLNASHQPWAQGPLYFIQGRKSADIIKTGGEKVSALEVERELLSLPQVSEAAVVAVPSGAWGQKVGAVIVLDRSVTDKWTPLEMRRALKSRLANYKIPQVMKVVDSIPRNAMGKINKKQLVKAIFADEHSGDEA; the protein is encoded by the exons ATGATCGTCGCCTCGCCAGCCCTGCGACGCCTCGCctcggcctcctcttcttcctcccggCTTCGCGCGCATGgcccctcttctctgctttCCCGCCGTCGCTGCGGGGCCAGCAATCCTGctgcatcctcttcctcctcccacTCCCGCCTCTCTGCCTCGCCCTTCACTCACTTCCTGTCgtcagccacagcagccacTCAGATGAGAATGGCGTCGACATCTGCCGCCTTGCCTCGCCTGGCCATCTTCGAAGCCGTTGCCCGCCACGACGCCGATGCCCTCGCCGTGGTCCACTCGCTCTCTGGCCGGACCTTCACCTACGGCCGGCTGCTTGGCGACGTGCGCCGAGCACGGGGCCGGCTGCTGGAGGCGCGGGGGAGGTCCAATGGCGACGACCTGGACGGCGAGAGGGTCGCCCTTTTGGTCGAGAACAGCTACGATTACGTAG TCGCCCTCCTCTCCATTCTGGCCGCACGCGCAATAGCCGTGCCTCTGTCTCCCGCCTTCCCCATTCCCGAGCTGGAGTATGTCCTCAACCACAGCGAGGCCTCACTACTCGTCTCCTCTCCCAAGTTTGCGTCCAAGGCCCAGCAGGTCTTGGCTGCGGAATTGACATCCAAGCCAGCTCACGTAGAGCTGCCCAAGCATACCGAAAGTGCGGATGCCACACGAGAGGAGGTTCCCTTGGAAGACAGTGCCGAGCCGGGCCAAGCAGGCCTTATGCTCTATACTTCAGGGACGACCAACAAGCCG AAAGGCGTCTTGCTCCCCCAGTCTGTCCTCACAGcgcaagctctctctctccatgaaGCCTGGGAATACTCCCCCTCGGaccatctcctccatctcctccccctccaccacATCCACGGTGTCGTCAACGCCATCCTGACCCCCTTGTTCGCCGGGTCCTCGATCGAGTTCATGTTCCCCTTCAACGCCGATGCCGTGTGGAACCGCCTTGCCACTCCTTTCCTCCCAGCTTCTGAGACCATCGACGGCACAACCACCAACGGCACAACCACCAACGGTACAACCAACGGCGACGACACACTATCCAAGGCTCCCAAACCCAAAGTCACCTTCTTCACCGCAGTCCCCACCATCTACAGCCGTCTTCTCAACACCCACAAGTCCCTGCCTCCTCCCGTCCAGGATGCCTCCCGCGAGGCCATCTCCCCCTCTAACCTCCGCCTCAACATCTCCGGATCCGCCGCCCTGCCGACGCCCATCAAAACCGCCTGGGCCACCCTCAGCAACGGCAACGTCCTCCTCGAGCGCTACGGCATGACCGAAGTCGGCATGGCCCTCTCCTGCGGCCTCTCCTTCGCCGACCGCGTCGACGCCTCCGTCGGCTGGCCTCTGCCTTCCGTCCAGGCCCGCCTCGTCGACGTCGACTCGTCAGAGGTCATCCTCCCCGGCCAAGAAGTCGGCCCAGACGGCCGCGAGCGCTCCGGCGAGATCCAGCTCCGCGGTCCCACCATCTTCAAGGAGTACTGGCGCAACCCAGCCGCCACCGAGAAGGAGTTTACGAGCCCCGACCCAGACGGCCAAGGGGCGTGGTTCAAGACCGGCGACGTCGCCGTCCGCCGGCCCGTTCCAACTGCCGGCCTCAACGCCTCCCACCAGCCCTGGGCCCAGGGACCCCTATACTTCATCCAGGGCCGCAAGTCCGCCGACATCATCAAGACGGGCGGCGAAAAGGTAAGCGCCCTCGAGGTCGAGCGTGAGCTCCTCTCCCTGCCGCAAGTCTCCGAGGCCGCCGTTGTCGCCGTGCCCAGCGGCGCATGGGGCCAAAAGGTCGGCGCCGTCATCGTGCTCGACCGGTCCGTCACCGACAAATGGACGCCGCTGGAGATGCGCCGCGCGCTCAAGAGCCGCCTGGCCAACTACAAGATCCCCCAGGTCATGAAGGTGGTTGACAGCATACCGCGCAATGCCATGGGCAAGATCAATAAGAAGCAGCTTGTCAAGGCCATCTTTGCGGACGAGCATAGTGGTGACGAGGCATAG